From the genome of Mesorhizobium japonicum MAFF 303099, one region includes:
- a CDS encoding glutathione S-transferase family protein, translating into MKLYFSRNPNPRLAVAVARYLQAQVTFEFASPFSPGQAERFRPLNPNLSIPILAWPGGSLWEADAIACRLSRATRSDFWRTDEDEPDMIRWLSWGKENFMRACDAVHFERGTKQRYRLGPIDEDKVKEGLEEFHKGAAILEAELADRQWLVGTSLSYADFRMAAFLPFNDAAGLPLGDYPALISWYRRLEAIDAWRDPFEGLDAPPLAPVPRQGAVL; encoded by the coding sequence ATGAAACTGTATTTCAGCCGCAATCCCAATCCGCGCCTGGCGGTCGCGGTGGCGCGTTATCTCCAGGCGCAGGTGACTTTCGAATTCGCGTCACCCTTTTCGCCGGGGCAAGCGGAGCGATTCCGGCCGCTCAATCCCAATCTTTCCATTCCCATACTGGCATGGCCGGGCGGCAGCCTGTGGGAGGCGGACGCCATCGCCTGCCGGCTGTCGCGCGCGACGCGTTCCGATTTCTGGCGCACCGACGAGGACGAACCCGACATGATCCGCTGGCTGAGCTGGGGCAAGGAGAATTTCATGCGCGCCTGCGACGCCGTGCATTTCGAGCGCGGCACCAAGCAGCGCTATCGCCTCGGGCCGATCGACGAGGACAAGGTCAAAGAGGGGCTGGAAGAGTTCCACAAGGGGGCCGCGATCCTTGAGGCGGAGCTGGCCGACCGGCAATGGCTGGTCGGAACGTCGCTTTCCTATGCCGATTTCCGCATGGCGGCCTTCCTGCCGTTCAACGATGCCGCCGGCCTGCCGCTCGGCGACTATCCCGCGCTCATCAGCTGGTATCGCCGGCTCGAAGCCATCGACGCCTGGCGCGACCCTTTCGAGGGGCTGGATGCGCCGCCCCTGGCACCGGTGCCGCGGCAAGGTGCGGTGCTGTAA
- a CDS encoding DUF559 domain-containing protein, with the protein MPHTPLPPQNRLHARSMRKAMTDAELTLWNALRAHEGGDRRLHRPRSLNPGPVQLLRVVAFPGRRH; encoded by the coding sequence ATGCCTCATACTCCATTGCCTCCACAGAATCGATTACACGCACGGTCCATGCGCAAAGCCATGACCGATGCCGAGTTAACGCTCTGGAATGCACTTCGCGCACACGAGGGGGGAGATCGGCGGCTTCACCGTCCGCGCTCGCTAAATCCCGGACCCGTCCAGTTGTTGCGCGTCGTCGCCTTCCCAGGGCGCCGGCATTGA
- a CDS encoding aldo/keto reductase, which produces MPELITLNDGAAIPQLGLGVWQVDHGITADVVGWAIKAGYRLIDTAQGYQNEEGVGEAIRAADVARSELYITSKLRNGAHERDAALRAFDDTMEKLGIEQIDLFLIHWPVPSRDKYVEAWKTLIELKQAGRIKSIGVSNFNRDHLERIIGETGVVPVANQIELHPRFQQRELREFHAGHNIQTESWSPLGSGRLLGDPTIAGIAKKHGKSAAQTIIRWHLQQGLIVIPKSVRQDRIAANFDVFDFELDAQDLKTIAGMDSADGRDGPNPATAAFLF; this is translated from the coding sequence ATGCCCGAACTGATCACGCTGAACGACGGCGCCGCCATTCCCCAGCTAGGCCTTGGCGTGTGGCAGGTCGATCACGGCATCACCGCCGATGTCGTGGGCTGGGCGATCAAGGCCGGCTACCGGCTGATCGACACCGCGCAGGGTTACCAGAACGAGGAAGGCGTCGGCGAGGCGATCCGCGCCGCCGATGTGGCGAGAAGCGAGCTGTACATCACCTCGAAGCTGCGCAACGGCGCGCACGAGCGCGACGCGGCCCTGCGCGCTTTCGACGACACGATGGAAAAGCTCGGCATCGAGCAGATCGACCTGTTCCTGATCCACTGGCCGGTGCCCAGCCGCGACAAATATGTCGAGGCCTGGAAGACCCTCATCGAACTGAAGCAGGCCGGCCGCATCAAGTCGATCGGCGTTTCGAATTTCAACAGGGACCATCTGGAGCGCATCATCGGCGAGACCGGCGTGGTTCCGGTGGCCAACCAGATCGAGCTGCATCCGCGCTTCCAGCAGCGCGAGCTCAGGGAATTTCATGCCGGGCATAACATCCAAACGGAGAGCTGGAGCCCGCTCGGCAGCGGCCGGCTGCTCGGCGACCCGACGATCGCCGGCATTGCCAAGAAGCACGGCAAGTCGGCCGCGCAGACGATCATCCGCTGGCATCTCCAGCAAGGGCTGATCGTCATTCCCAAATCGGTCCGCCAGGACCGCATCGCGGCCAATTTCGATGTCTTCGACTTCGAACTGGACGCGCAGGACCTGAAGACGATCGCGGGCATGGATTCGGCTGATGGCCGCGACGGCCCGAACCCGGCGACGGCGGCTTTTTTGTTTTAA
- a CDS encoding Vgb family protein: MKHSPAEILREYGPFPGVERIHGVSFDGENVWFASGDRLNAFDPQSGQTLRSIDVAAHAGTAFDGRYFFQLANDRIQKIDPDTGAVLSTIPAPGGGRDSGLTWAEGTLWVGQYRERKIHQIDPETGKILRTVESSRFVTGVTWVDGELWHGTWEGDESDLRRVDPKTGKLLERLDLPAGMTVSGLESDGADRLFCGSTSTPVVRAVRRPK; the protein is encoded by the coding sequence ATGAAACATTCACCGGCCGAAATCCTGCGCGAATACGGACCCTTTCCCGGCGTGGAGCGGATACATGGGGTGAGCTTTGACGGCGAGAACGTCTGGTTTGCCTCGGGCGACAGGCTGAACGCCTTCGATCCGCAAAGCGGGCAGACGCTGCGTTCGATCGATGTCGCCGCACATGCCGGCACCGCCTTTGACGGCCGGTATTTCTTCCAGCTCGCCAATGACCGCATCCAGAAGATCGATCCCGATACGGGCGCGGTGCTCTCCACCATCCCGGCGCCCGGCGGCGGCCGCGACTCCGGGCTCACCTGGGCCGAAGGCACGCTCTGGGTGGGGCAGTACCGCGAGCGCAAGATCCACCAGATCGACCCCGAGACCGGGAAAATCCTGCGCACCGTCGAATCCAGCCGCTTCGTCACCGGCGTGACCTGGGTGGATGGCGAGCTGTGGCACGGCACCTGGGAGGGCGACGAGAGCGATCTGCGCCGCGTCGACCCGAAAACCGGCAAGCTTCTGGAGCGGCTCGACCTGCCGGCCGGCATGACCGTATCGGGGCTGGAATCCGACGGTGCCGACCGCCTGTTCTGTGGCAGTACATCCACCCCGGTGGTGCGGGCGGTGCGCCGGCCGAAATGA